A genome region from Nocardiopsis exhalans includes the following:
- the cutA gene encoding divalent-cation tolerance protein CutA: MTDYLQVSTATETREQALELAKSVVAAKLAAGAQIVGPVTSVFWHLGEFGTGEEWQLLLKARADQYPQIQAHLIGHHPWTNPEVVATAIVEGSPDYLRWVGSTTAPETI; encoded by the coding sequence ATGACCGACTACCTTCAGGTGTCCACGGCGACCGAAACCCGCGAGCAGGCGCTGGAACTGGCCAAGTCCGTGGTAGCTGCCAAGCTCGCGGCCGGGGCGCAGATCGTCGGCCCGGTCACGTCGGTGTTCTGGCACCTGGGCGAGTTCGGAACAGGTGAGGAGTGGCAGCTTCTGCTGAAAGCGCGCGCGGACCAGTACCCGCAGATCCAGGCGCACCTGATCGGACACCATCCGTGGACGAACCCGGAGGTCGTCGCGACCGCGATCGTGGAAGGCTCCCCGGATTACCTGCGCTGGGTCGGCTCCACCACAGCCCCTGAGACCATCTAA
- a CDS encoding DUF397 domain-containing protein has product MMTEGWKKSSYSNGEGGNCVEARATDQGAAVRDTQNRELGHLDAPAPEWAALVAAVRGA; this is encoded by the coding sequence ATGACCGAAGGTTGGAAGAAGTCCAGCTACAGCAACGGTGAAGGCGGCAACTGCGTCGAGGCTCGCGCCACCGACCAGGGAGCCGCGGTCCGCGACACGCAGAACCGCGAGCTGGGCCACCTGGACGCCCCTGCCCCTGAGTGGGCGGCCCTGGTGGCGGCAGTGCGCGGCGCATAG